A genomic segment from Nicotiana sylvestris chromosome 1, ASM39365v2, whole genome shotgun sequence encodes:
- the LOC104229650 gene encoding cullin-1 isoform X1 encodes MNQRTTIDLDQGWQFMQRGITKLKNILEGLPEPQFSSEDYMMLYTTIYNMCTQKPPHDYSQQLYDKYRESFEEYITATVLPSLREKHDEFMLRELVKRWSNHKVMVRWLSRFFHYLDRYFIARRSLPGLNEVGLTCFRDLVYQELNGKVRDAVISLIDQEREGEQIDRALLKNVLDIFVEIGMGQMDYYENDFEAAMLKDTAAYYSRKASNWILEDSCPDYMLKAEECLKREKDRVSHYLHSSSETKLLEKVQHELLSVYATQLLEKEHSGCHALLRDDKVEDLSRMYRLFSKIPRGLDPVASIFKQHVTAEGTALVKQAEDAASNKKAEKRDVVGLQEQFQVFVRKVIELHDKYLAYVNNCFQNHTLFHKALKEAFEVFCNKGVAGSSSAELLATFCDNILKKGGSEKLSDEAIEETLEKVVKLLAYISDKDLFAEFYRKKLARRLLFDKSANDEHERSILTKLKQQCGGQFTSKMEGMVTDLTLARENQASFEEYLSNNPAANPGIDLTVTVLTTGFWPSYKSFDLNLPAEMVRCVEVFKEFYQTKTKHRKLTWIYSLGTCNINGKFEPKTIELVVTTYQASALLLFNASDRLSYQEIMTQLNLSDDDVVRLLHSLSCAKYKILIKEPSTKMISPTDVFEFNSKFTDKMRRIKIPLPPVDEKKKVIEDVDKDRRYAIDASIVRIMKSRKVLGYQQLVMECVEQLGRMFKPDVKAIKKRIEDLITRDYLERDKDNPNLFKYLA; translated from the exons GACAATTTACAATATGTGTACTCAGAAGCCTCCACATGATTACTCTCAACAGCTATATGACAAATATCGTGAATCTTTTGAAGAATATATCACAGCAACG GTATTGCCTTCTCTGAGAGAAAAACATGACGAGTTCATGTTGCGAGAGCTAGTAAAAAGGTGGTCGAACCATAAGGTTATGGTCAGATGGTTATCGCGATTCTTCCATTATCTTGACCGCTATTTCATTGCCCGGAGATCTCTGCCAGGGCTTAATGAAGTTGGACTAACTTGCTTCCGCGATCTG GTCTACCAAGAGTTGAATGGCAAAGTCAGGGATGCTGTCATATCTCTG ATTGATCAAGAGCGTGAGGGAGAGCAAATTGATAGAGCTCTACTGAAGAATGTGCTAGACATATTTGTTGAAATTGGAATGGGCCAAATGGATTATTATGAAAACGATTTTGAAGCTGCAATGCTCAAGGACACGGCGGCTTATTATTCACGCAAAGCTTCTAACTGGATCCTTGAAGATTCATGTCCAGATTATATGCTGAAA GCCGAGGAGTGCCTGAAACGGGAGAAGGATAGGGTCTCTCATTATCTCCATTCAAGTAGTGAGACAAAGTTGCTAGAG AAAGTACAACATGAGTTGTTGTCTGTGTATGCCACTCAACTTCTTGAGAAGGAGCACTCTGGATGCCATGCATTACTAAGAGATGATAAG GTCGAAGATTTATCAAGGATGTATAGGCTCTTTTCTAAGATTCCTCGAGGCTTAGACCCTGTGGCTAGTATATTTAAGCAG CATGTTACTGCTGAAGGTACAGCTTTGGTAAAACAGGCTGAAGATGCTGCTAGCAACAAAAAG GCAGAGAAGAGAGATGTGGTTGGTTTGCAGGAACAG TTTCAGGTTTTTGTTCGGAAAGTGATTGAGCTTCATGATAAATATTTGGCATATGTGAATAACTGTTTCCAAAATCACACACTTTTTCACAAG GCACTTAAAGAAGCTTTTGAAGTCTTCTGCAACAAGGGTGTTGCTGGTAGCTCAAGTGCTGAACTTCTTGCCACATTCTGCGACAACATTCTCAAAAAAGGTGGGAGTGAGAAATTGAGTGATGAAGCCATTGAAGAGACTCTGGAGAAG GTTGTAAAGCTGCTAGCATATATTAGTGATAAGGACTTGTTTGCAGAATTCTATAG GAAAAAGCTAGCCCGGCGGTTGTTATTTGATAAGAGTGCCAATGATGAACATGAGAGAAGTATCCTGACAAAGTTGAAGCAGCAGTGTGGGGGCCAGTTCACATCAAAGATGGAAGGAATG GTCACTGATTTGACATTGGCAAGAGAAAATCAAGCTAGCTTTGAGGAGTATTTGAGCAACAATCCAGCAGCCAATCCTGGAATTGACTTGACGGTGACTGTCTTGACTACTGGCTTCTGGCCCAGCTACAAGTCTTTTGATCTCAACCTCCCAGCAGAGATG GTTAGGTGTGTTGAAGTATTCAAGGAGTTCTATCAAACAAAAACGAAGCACAGGAAACTGACGTGGATATACTCTTTGGGCACTTGCAACATAAATGGAAAATTTGAGCCAAAGACTATTGAGCTCGTTGTCACTACTTATCAG GCTTCTGCTCTGTTGCTATTTAATGCATCAGATAGATTGAGTTATCAGGAAATCATGACGCAACTAAACCTATCAGATGATGATGTTGTTCGGCTTCTTCATTCTCTTTCATGTGCGAAATATAAGATTCTAATCAAGGAGCCAAGCACCAAAATGATTTCTCCAACTGATGTCTTTGAGTTCAACTCAAAGTTCACTGACAAAATGAGGAGGATCAAG ATACCTCTCCCGCCCGTGGATGAGAAGAAAAAGGTAATTGAAGATGTTGACAAGGATAGGCGGTATGCTATAGATGCTTCAATTGTGCGTATTATGAAGAGTCGTAAAGTATTGGGCTACCAGCAACTAGTCATGGAGTGTGTTGAGCAGTTGGGACGCATGTTCAAG CCTGACGTCAAAGCTATCAAGAAGAGAATTGAAGATTTGATAACTAGAGATTACCTAGAGAGAGACAAAGATAACCCGAACTTGTTCAAATACTTGGCATGA
- the LOC104229650 gene encoding cullin-1 isoform X2, translated as MNQRTTIDLDQGWQFMQRGITKLKNILEGLPEPQFSSEDYMMLYTTIYNMCTQKPPHDYSQQLYDKYRESFEEYITATVLPSLREKHDEFMLRELVKRWSNHKVMVRWLSRFFHYLDRYFIARRSLPGLNEVGLTCFRDLVYQELNGKVRDAVISLIDQEREGEQIDRALLKNVLDIFVEIGMGQMDYYENDFEAAMLKDTAAYYSRKASNWILEDSCPDYMLKAEECLKREKDRVSHYLHSSSETKLLEKVQHELLSVYATQLLEKEHSGCHALLRDDKVEDLSRMYRLFSKIPRGLDPVASIFKQHVTAEGTALVKQAEDAASNKKAEKRDVVGLQEQVFVRKVIELHDKYLAYVNNCFQNHTLFHKALKEAFEVFCNKGVAGSSSAELLATFCDNILKKGGSEKLSDEAIEETLEKVVKLLAYISDKDLFAEFYRKKLARRLLFDKSANDEHERSILTKLKQQCGGQFTSKMEGMVTDLTLARENQASFEEYLSNNPAANPGIDLTVTVLTTGFWPSYKSFDLNLPAEMVRCVEVFKEFYQTKTKHRKLTWIYSLGTCNINGKFEPKTIELVVTTYQASALLLFNASDRLSYQEIMTQLNLSDDDVVRLLHSLSCAKYKILIKEPSTKMISPTDVFEFNSKFTDKMRRIKIPLPPVDEKKKVIEDVDKDRRYAIDASIVRIMKSRKVLGYQQLVMECVEQLGRMFKPDVKAIKKRIEDLITRDYLERDKDNPNLFKYLA; from the exons GACAATTTACAATATGTGTACTCAGAAGCCTCCACATGATTACTCTCAACAGCTATATGACAAATATCGTGAATCTTTTGAAGAATATATCACAGCAACG GTATTGCCTTCTCTGAGAGAAAAACATGACGAGTTCATGTTGCGAGAGCTAGTAAAAAGGTGGTCGAACCATAAGGTTATGGTCAGATGGTTATCGCGATTCTTCCATTATCTTGACCGCTATTTCATTGCCCGGAGATCTCTGCCAGGGCTTAATGAAGTTGGACTAACTTGCTTCCGCGATCTG GTCTACCAAGAGTTGAATGGCAAAGTCAGGGATGCTGTCATATCTCTG ATTGATCAAGAGCGTGAGGGAGAGCAAATTGATAGAGCTCTACTGAAGAATGTGCTAGACATATTTGTTGAAATTGGAATGGGCCAAATGGATTATTATGAAAACGATTTTGAAGCTGCAATGCTCAAGGACACGGCGGCTTATTATTCACGCAAAGCTTCTAACTGGATCCTTGAAGATTCATGTCCAGATTATATGCTGAAA GCCGAGGAGTGCCTGAAACGGGAGAAGGATAGGGTCTCTCATTATCTCCATTCAAGTAGTGAGACAAAGTTGCTAGAG AAAGTACAACATGAGTTGTTGTCTGTGTATGCCACTCAACTTCTTGAGAAGGAGCACTCTGGATGCCATGCATTACTAAGAGATGATAAG GTCGAAGATTTATCAAGGATGTATAGGCTCTTTTCTAAGATTCCTCGAGGCTTAGACCCTGTGGCTAGTATATTTAAGCAG CATGTTACTGCTGAAGGTACAGCTTTGGTAAAACAGGCTGAAGATGCTGCTAGCAACAAAAAG GCAGAGAAGAGAGATGTGGTTGGTTTGCAGGAACAG GTTTTTGTTCGGAAAGTGATTGAGCTTCATGATAAATATTTGGCATATGTGAATAACTGTTTCCAAAATCACACACTTTTTCACAAG GCACTTAAAGAAGCTTTTGAAGTCTTCTGCAACAAGGGTGTTGCTGGTAGCTCAAGTGCTGAACTTCTTGCCACATTCTGCGACAACATTCTCAAAAAAGGTGGGAGTGAGAAATTGAGTGATGAAGCCATTGAAGAGACTCTGGAGAAG GTTGTAAAGCTGCTAGCATATATTAGTGATAAGGACTTGTTTGCAGAATTCTATAG GAAAAAGCTAGCCCGGCGGTTGTTATTTGATAAGAGTGCCAATGATGAACATGAGAGAAGTATCCTGACAAAGTTGAAGCAGCAGTGTGGGGGCCAGTTCACATCAAAGATGGAAGGAATG GTCACTGATTTGACATTGGCAAGAGAAAATCAAGCTAGCTTTGAGGAGTATTTGAGCAACAATCCAGCAGCCAATCCTGGAATTGACTTGACGGTGACTGTCTTGACTACTGGCTTCTGGCCCAGCTACAAGTCTTTTGATCTCAACCTCCCAGCAGAGATG GTTAGGTGTGTTGAAGTATTCAAGGAGTTCTATCAAACAAAAACGAAGCACAGGAAACTGACGTGGATATACTCTTTGGGCACTTGCAACATAAATGGAAAATTTGAGCCAAAGACTATTGAGCTCGTTGTCACTACTTATCAG GCTTCTGCTCTGTTGCTATTTAATGCATCAGATAGATTGAGTTATCAGGAAATCATGACGCAACTAAACCTATCAGATGATGATGTTGTTCGGCTTCTTCATTCTCTTTCATGTGCGAAATATAAGATTCTAATCAAGGAGCCAAGCACCAAAATGATTTCTCCAACTGATGTCTTTGAGTTCAACTCAAAGTTCACTGACAAAATGAGGAGGATCAAG ATACCTCTCCCGCCCGTGGATGAGAAGAAAAAGGTAATTGAAGATGTTGACAAGGATAGGCGGTATGCTATAGATGCTTCAATTGTGCGTATTATGAAGAGTCGTAAAGTATTGGGCTACCAGCAACTAGTCATGGAGTGTGTTGAGCAGTTGGGACGCATGTTCAAG CCTGACGTCAAAGCTATCAAGAAGAGAATTGAAGATTTGATAACTAGAGATTACCTAGAGAGAGACAAAGATAACCCGAACTTGTTCAAATACTTGGCATGA